A window from Nycticebus coucang isolate mNycCou1 chromosome X, mNycCou1.pri, whole genome shotgun sequence encodes these proteins:
- the NDUFA1 gene encoding NADH dehydrogenase [ubiquinone] 1 alpha subcomplex subunit 1: protein MWFEILPGLAAMGLCLVIPGVATAYINKFTNGGKEKRVAHYVQQWHMMERDRRISGVNRYYVSKGLENID from the exons ATGTGGTTCGAGATTCTTCCTGGACTCGCCGCCATGGGTCTTTGCTTGGTCATCCCTGGAGTGGCGACCGCGTACATCAACAAGTTCACCAACGGTGGCAAG GAAAAAAGAGTTGCCCATTATGTACAACAATGGCACATGATGGAAAGAGATAGGCGCATCTCTGGAGTTAATCGCTACTATGTGTCAAAG
- the RNF113A gene encoding E3 ubiquitin-protein ligase RNF113A → MAEQVPPGKTANQVCTFLFKKPGRKGAAGRRKRRACDPERDESSSSSEEGSTVVRPEKKRATHNPMIQKTRGSGKQKAVYGDLSSEEEEMDNAPESLGVVYKSTRSAKPVGPEDMGATAVYELDTDKERDAQAIFERSQKIQEELRGKEDDKIYRGINNYQKYMKPKDTSMGNASSGMVRKGPIRAPEHLRATVRWDYQPDICKDYKETGFCGFGDSCKFLHDRSDYKHGWQIERELDEGRYGVYEDENYEVGSDDEEIPFKCFICRQTFQNPVVTKCRHYFCESCALQHFRTTPRCYVCDQQTNGVFNPAKELIAKLEKYRAAPRGGASDFPEDTDEIPILIT, encoded by the coding sequence ATGGCAGAGCAAGTTCCTCCAGGCAAGACTGCTAACCAGGTATGCAccttccttttcaaaaaacctgGGCGGAAAGGGGCTGCAGGCCGCAGAAAGCGCCGGGCCTGCGATCCGGAGCGGGATGAGAGCAGCAGCAGTAGTGAGGAAGGCAGCACTGTGGTTCGCCCGGAGAAAAAGCGGGCGACCCACAATCCAATGATACAGAAGACTCGTGGCAGCGGTAAACAAAAGGCGGTTTATGGCGACTTGAGTAgcgaggaggaggagatggacaATGCGCCCGAAAGTCTTGGGGTGGTTTATAAGTCCACCCGCTCGGCGAAACCCGTGGGACCAGAGGATATGGGGGCGACAGCTGTCTACGAGTTGGACACAGACAAGGAGCGTGACGCACAAGCTATCTTTGAGCGCAGCCAGAAAATCCAGGAGGAGCTGAGGGGCAAAGAAGATGACAAGATCTATCGGGGAATTAATAATTATCAGAAATACATGAAGCCCAAGGATACGTCAATGGGCAATGCCTCCTCCGGGATGGTGAGGAAGGGCCCCATTCGAGCGCCGGAGCATCTGCGTGCCACCGTGCGCTGGGATTACCAGCCCGATATTTGTAAGGACTACAAAGAGACTGGTTTCTGCGGCTTCGGAGACAGCTGCAAATTCCTCCATGACCGTTCAGATTACAAGCATGGGTGGCAGATCGAGCGTGAGCTTGATGAGGGTCGCTATGGTGTCTATGAGGACGAAAACTATGAAGTGGGAAGCGATGATGAGGAAATACCATTCAAGTGTTTCATCTGTCGCCAGACCTTCCAAAACCCAGTTGTCACCAAATGCAGGCATTATTTCTGCGAGAGCTGTGCGCTGCAGCATTTCCGCACCACCCCACGCTGCTATGTCTGTGACCAGCAGACCAATGGCGTCTTCAATCCAGCGAAAGAATTGATTGCTAAACTGGAGAAGTATCGAGCTGCACCACGGGGTGGTGCTTCTGATTTCCCAGAAGACACCGATGAGATTCCTATTCTCATTACTTAA